The Fuscovulum sp. sequence CGGTTGAGACCGCGCCGCTGGTTGCCGCGGCGGGGGCGGATGTTCTGGTGGCGGGATCGGCGGTGTTCAAGGGCGGGTCGGTGGACCACCCTGCCCCGTATGGCGCCAATATCGCAGCGATCCGCAAGGCGGCGGAAGCAGCGATCTGAACGTGCAGCACCCGGTGCAGACGCCTGTGCAGACGGGCGTATGCACGCAAAGAGCGGTGCGTTGAGCGGGCATTAACCGAATTTCAAGCAGCTTGCCCGGGTTAACCCGCCCTAGACGACTGCCAGTTCCGCAAAGGGGCGACCTTCGATCATGCGTTCGACGGAGAGGTCCGACAGATTGATGGTCTGCCAGCTGCCCGTCAGGATGTGTTCGGCCACACCCCGGCCCACGGCGGGCGATTGCTGCAACCCGTGACCGGAAAAGCCGTTGATCAGATACAGGTTCGGCATCGCCGGATGCGGCCCTAGGATCGCGTTCTGATCAAGCGTGTTATAGGCGTAGTGGCCAACCCAATGGCGGATGACCTTGACCGCGTCAAAGCACGGCGCGCGATGCCAGAGCGCGGGCCAGATGATTTCTTCCCAGAGGTGAAGATCGGGTTCGAAATCATCCGCGTCGCAGGGGCCGTCATCTGCGGGCACGGTCGCGGTGATCCATTGCTGATGTTCGGGCCTGATCCAATATTCCGTGTCGATCAGCAGCGGTGCGCCGGGAAGCCGTGCATTCGGGGCGTCGATCACGAAGACGGTCCGTTTCCGGGGTTCCACTGCCAGCGGCAGGCCGGCCATGGCCATGACGTGCGCCGCGCGGGGACCGGCGGCATTGACGGCCGCCCCGCAGGCGACATGCCCCCCCTGCCCCAGCGTGACCCCGGTGACGCGGCCAGCTTCGGTAGAGATGCCCGTGACCGTGTCGGTG is a genomic window containing:
- a CDS encoding FAD-binding oxidoreductase, which translates into the protein MKADVVVIGGAVMGASVAFWLKRMQPTLDVLVVERDPSFARASTALSAAGIRQQFTTPVNVEISRFGIGFIRNFQESLGLDVGIPTLGLRENGYLFLARSETALATLTEVAAMQHAHGAATEIWTPDQTAARLPWLNTEDLAGASFGPRDEGFFDNMGLLAGFRTAAKTLGARFITDTVTGISTEAGRVTGVTLGQGGHVACGAAVNAAGPRAAHVMAMAGLPLAVEPRKRTVFVIDAPNARLPGAPLLIDTEYWIRPEHQQWITATVPADDGPCDADDFEPDLHLWEEIIWPALWHRAPCFDAVKVIRHWVGHYAYNTLDQNAILGPHPAMPNLYLINGFSGHGLQQSPAVGRGVAEHILTGSWQTINLSDLSVERMIEGRPFAELAVV